The Sulfurimonas hydrogeniphila genome includes a window with the following:
- a CDS encoding cold-shock protein produces MATLQNGTVKWFNSDKGFGFIEVEDGGKDVFVHYRQINDNGHSRVSLDEGQKVTFEVGQGDKGPQAENVTGL; encoded by the coding sequence ATGGCAACATTACAAAATGGAACAGTTAAATGGTTCAACAGCGACAAAGGTTTCGGATTTATCGAAGTAGAAGATGGCGGCAAAGATGTATTTGTACATTATCGTCAAATTAATGACAACGGACACTCTCGTGTTTCACTTGACGAAGGTCAAAAAGTAACTTTTGAAGTCGGTCAGGGTGACAAAGGTCCACAAGCAGAAAACGTTACAGGTCTGTAA
- the serS gene encoding serine--tRNA ligase, whose protein sequence is MIDLKLLQKDFDGISKKLMRKGVDAKLLEKVKIKFEELKEAKSHFETLQAAQNAMSKEFGVYKREGKDVSELKKKVDENKIRIADALEVQRLRQEELEALAMAIPNIPDDDVPDGEDEDDNVEIKKVLTPREFSFTPKEHWELAEQNGWIDFERGVKLATSRFSVSFGMGARLERALINFMLDFNRERGFEEVSVPALVNRKALEGTGQLPKFEDDLYKVEDPELFLIPTAEVPLTNLYQDEILTTEELPKTMTAYTSCFRKEAGAAGRDTRGMIRQHQFHKVELVSISTPGESDIIFENMVTCASDLLTALELPHRLVTLCTGDLGFSAAKTIDLEVWLPGQNKYREISSVSNTRDFQARRAKIRFKNGKKNELVHTLNGSSLAVGRTLVAIMENFQNEDGSINIPEVLHPYLGM, encoded by the coding sequence ATGATTGATTTAAAACTATTGCAAAAAGATTTTGACGGTATAAGCAAAAAACTGATGCGCAAAGGCGTTGATGCAAAGCTTTTGGAAAAAGTGAAAATAAAATTTGAAGAACTCAAAGAGGCAAAATCCCACTTTGAAACCCTTCAGGCTGCGCAAAATGCTATGAGCAAAGAGTTCGGTGTATACAAACGTGAAGGCAAAGATGTCTCAGAGCTGAAGAAAAAAGTCGATGAAAATAAAATCCGTATTGCTGATGCTTTGGAAGTGCAACGCCTTCGTCAAGAAGAACTCGAAGCGCTTGCAATGGCTATACCCAATATACCTGATGATGATGTGCCAGACGGCGAAGATGAAGATGACAATGTCGAAATCAAAAAAGTGCTCACACCAAGGGAATTTTCATTTACCCCAAAAGAGCACTGGGAACTGGCAGAACAAAACGGCTGGATAGACTTTGAACGCGGTGTCAAACTGGCAACTTCGCGCTTTTCTGTCAGCTTTGGCATGGGTGCAAGACTGGAACGCGCACTTATAAACTTTATGCTTGACTTTAACCGTGAACGCGGATTTGAAGAGGTCAGCGTTCCTGCACTTGTCAACAGAAAAGCCCTTGAAGGAACAGGACAGCTTCCAAAATTTGAAGATGACTTATACAAAGTAGAGGATCCTGAGCTTTTCCTCATTCCTACAGCCGAGGTTCCTCTTACAAATCTCTATCAGGATGAGATACTCACAACAGAGGAACTGCCAAAAACAATGACTGCCTATACTTCATGTTTTCGAAAAGAAGCCGGAGCTGCAGGACGGGACACAAGAGGCATGATACGCCAGCATCAGTTTCATAAAGTAGAACTTGTAAGCATTTCTACACCGGGTGAAAGCGATATAATTTTTGAGAATATGGTCACATGTGCCTCTGATTTACTCACTGCTTTGGAATTACCGCACAGACTGGTAACTCTGTGTACAGGAGATTTGGGTTTTTCCGCGGCTAAAACAATCGATCTTGAAGTATGGCTGCCCGGGCAAAACAAATACCGTGAAATTTCTTCTGTAAGCAATACAAGAGACTTTCAGGCAAGACGTGCCAAAATCCGTTTTAAAAACGGGAAAAAGAATGAACTCGTACATACCCTCAACGGTTCTTCTCTTGCCGTTGGCCGCACACTTGTAGCCATTATGGAAAACTTTCAAAATGAAGACGGAAGTATAAATATTCCTGAAGTTTTGCATCCTTATCTAGGGATGTAA
- a CDS encoding methylenetetrahydrofolate reductase, which yields MFDTLIHKLKNDRYITLETTPGHSATFTPTIDKIETLGLADLVDGFSTTDNPLAKLKYNALFAAKLLQERFHKPVIATMSMRDRNKIALQSDLLGANEVDIRAILALTGDPATISDQPNTKGVFEGDSSLLLDIIAALNSGMDYAAKPFNVVPKQIHPFAVVNSYAKNPKTLQKKMQKKIKHGAVGIITQPVYDVENAKQLLELKEKANKECCRENKNAELILGVFPITKLRTAQFLSSHVPGINVPPCWIDKLREANTKGAEEEYKVGFELSKKLFEELKQLHPKIHLMTANQFQIAKDILV from the coding sequence TTGTTTGACACACTGATACATAAATTAAAAAACGACAGATATATTACTCTTGAAACTACACCCGGGCATTCGGCAACTTTTACACCGACGATAGACAAAATAGAAACACTCGGGCTTGCAGATTTAGTCGATGGATTTTCCACCACAGACAATCCTTTGGCAAAACTCAAGTACAATGCTCTTTTTGCCGCCAAACTGCTCCAAGAGAGATTTCACAAGCCTGTTATTGCAACGATGAGTATGCGCGACAGAAACAAAATTGCCCTGCAGTCTGATTTGCTCGGGGCAAACGAAGTTGACATCAGAGCCATCCTGGCACTCACGGGAGACCCTGCCACCATCTCTGACCAACCCAATACAAAAGGTGTTTTTGAAGGTGACAGCTCTTTGCTTCTGGACATCATTGCCGCTTTAAACTCCGGTATGGATTATGCAGCAAAACCTTTTAATGTTGTACCAAAACAGATACACCCCTTTGCAGTTGTCAACTCCTATGCAAAAAACCCAAAAACACTCCAAAAAAAGATGCAAAAGAAAATTAAACATGGAGCAGTAGGTATCATAACACAGCCGGTATATGATGTTGAAAATGCAAAACAGCTTTTGGAACTCAAAGAAAAAGCAAACAAAGAGTGTTGCCGTGAAAATAAAAATGCAGAACTTATTTTAGGAGTTTTTCCTATCACGAAGCTGCGCACTGCACAGTTTTTGTCATCCCATGTACCGGGGATCAACGTCCCTCCCTGCTGGATAGACAAACTCCGAGAGGCAAATACAAAAGGTGCAGAGGAGGAGTATAAAGTGGGATTTGAGCTTAGTAAAAAACTCTTTGAAGAGCTTAAGCAGCTCCATCCTAAGATTCACCTGATGACAGCGAACCAGTTTCAAATAGCCAAAGACATATTAGTATAA
- the serB gene encoding phosphoserine phosphatase SerB encodes MLKLAVFDFDSTLMDGETIDFFADELGIGEEVAHITEEAMSGRLDFFESLQQRVGLLKGLDYAVVEKIAHNLPYMPGARETIAELKNRGMKVVCFSGGFRTATSYAKDILGYDADFSNALHVKNGKLTGLVGGDMMFNFSKGDMLVRLQNILGVSEEETLVCGDGANDLSMFAHAGTRIAFCARDILKREANIIIQTKDLTQILKEIQC; translated from the coding sequence ATGCTAAAACTTGCAGTATTTGACTTTGATTCTACATTAATGGACGGTGAAACAATTGATTTTTTTGCGGATGAATTGGGAATAGGCGAAGAGGTCGCCCACATCACAGAAGAGGCCATGAGCGGAAGACTTGATTTTTTTGAATCTTTACAGCAAAGAGTAGGGCTGCTAAAAGGGCTGGATTATGCAGTTGTTGAAAAAATAGCACATAATCTGCCATATATGCCAGGAGCACGTGAGACCATAGCAGAATTGAAAAACAGAGGCATGAAAGTTGTCTGTTTCAGCGGCGGTTTCAGAACAGCGACTTCCTATGCAAAAGATATTTTAGGATATGATGCTGATTTTTCCAATGCTTTACATGTAAAGAACGGAAAGCTTACCGGACTTGTGGGCGGCGATATGATGTTTAATTTCTCAAAAGGCGATATGTTGGTAAGACTTCAAAATATTTTGGGTGTAAGCGAAGAAGAGACATTGGTTTGCGGTGACGGTGCAAATGATCTTTCAATGTTTGCCCATGCAGGGACTCGGATTGCTTTTTGTGCAAGAGACATTTTAAAACGTGAAGCAAATATAATAATACAAACAAAAGATTTAACACAAATATTAAAGGAAATACAATGCTAG
- a CDS encoding cytochrome C, with amino-acid sequence MKKMTSLLLAAAVAGSVFTTSATADASKGQRFYLKKLKICKKDGLKNGAVFAIKHDRKGWASLKESGKLQEEWMKICPHGVKKIKKMKEKDVKNLYDFVWKYAADGEVPTCG; translated from the coding sequence ATGAAAAAAATGACTTCATTGTTATTGGCTGCTGCAGTGGCCGGGTCTGTTTTTACAACAAGTGCGACAGCTGATGCAAGCAAAGGGCAAAGGTTTTATTTAAAAAAGCTGAAAATCTGTAAGAAAGACGGACTGAAAAATGGAGCTGTATTTGCGATAAAACATGACCGTAAAGGTTGGGCTTCTTTAAAAGAGTCTGGAAAACTTCAAGAAGAATGGATGAAAATTTGTCCTCATGGCGTGAAAAAAATTAAGAAAATGAAAGAAAAAGATGTGAAAAACCTTTATGACTTTGTCTGGAAATATGCAGCAGACGGTGAAGTCCCGACCTGTGGTTAA
- the rpsR gene encoding 30S ribosomal protein S18, producing the protein MSEKRKYKKRYCKYCEAKVDFMDYKEVASLRFSLSERYKIMPRRLTGNCKRHQDMITVVIKRARAAALVPYTVSRKQVVTAPFENLK; encoded by the coding sequence ATGTCAGAAAAAAGAAAATACAAAAAAAGATATTGTAAATACTGTGAAGCAAAAGTTGACTTCATGGATTACAAAGAAGTAGCAAGTTTACGTTTTTCATTATCAGAAAGATATAAAATTATGCCACGTCGTTTAACAGGAAACTGTAAACGTCACCAAGATATGATTACAGTAGTAATCAAACGTGCTCGTGCAGCAGCTTTAGTTCCTTATACTGTAAGCCGTAAGCAAGTTGTAACTGCACCGTTTGAAAACCTGAAATAG
- a CDS encoding single-stranded DNA-binding protein, with amino-acid sequence MFNKIILVGNLTRDIELRYSQGGMGIAKTAIATSRKFTSNGEKKEEVCFVDITFFGRSAEVANQYLRKGSKILVEGRLNFEQWVDQNGQKRSKHSVIVETMQMLDSKGDNQGGGYNAPAQNSGYNAPAQGEPQGYQQPPVQQQQSYQAPQQQNSYNNNQAASQSREMPSSSSIPEIDIDEDEIPF; translated from the coding sequence ATGTTCAATAAAATAATTTTAGTTGGTAACTTGACGCGTGATATCGAACTTAGATATTCTCAAGGGGGAATGGGAATTGCAAAAACTGCAATTGCTACAAGCCGTAAATTCACCAGCAATGGAGAAAAGAAAGAGGAAGTCTGTTTTGTAGATATCACATTCTTCGGAAGAAGTGCAGAAGTTGCAAACCAATACCTCAGAAAAGGAAGTAAAATCCTTGTTGAGGGAAGATTAAACTTTGAACAGTGGGTTGACCAAAACGGACAAAAAAGATCGAAACATTCTGTTATTGTAGAAACTATGCAAATGCTTGATTCCAAGGGTGACAACCAAGGCGGCGGTTATAATGCACCGGCACAAAACAGTGGATATAACGCACCTGCGCAGGGAGAACCGCAAGGGTACCAACAGCCGCCTGTGCAACAACAGCAAAGTTACCAGGCACCACAGCAGCAAAACAGTTACAATAACAATCAAGCAGCGTCTCAGAGTCGTGAAATGCCAAGCAGCAGCTCTATTCCTGAAATTGATATAGATGAAGATGAAATTCCGTTTTAG
- the rpsF gene encoding 30S ribosomal protein S6 — MRHYENLVIVKPTFTAEEIQASVKAVEEVITSNGGEIAATNAMGMRKLAYPIEKNERGYYYVIYYSVAPAAIAEIERRFRINEDLLRFITIKYDSNREIKAWNELVKKANKAPEAPKAEEAPAAEAQTEEAPKAEEATEAPATEAAAE; from the coding sequence ATGAGACACTACGAAAACCTAGTAATCGTAAAACCTACTTTTACTGCAGAAGAAATCCAGGCCAGCGTCAAAGCAGTTGAAGAAGTTATTACTTCAAACGGTGGAGAAATTGCAGCGACAAACGCTATGGGAATGAGAAAATTAGCATACCCAATTGAAAAAAACGAACGTGGTTACTACTATGTAATCTACTACTCAGTAGCACCTGCTGCAATCGCTGAAATTGAAAGACGTTTCCGTATCAACGAAGACCTTTTAAGATTTATAACGATCAAATATGATTCAAACCGTGAAATAAAAGCATGGAATGAACTTGTAAAAAAAGCAAACAAAGCACCTGAAGCTCCAAAAGCAGAAGAAGCTCCTGCAGCTGAAGCACAAACAGAAGAAGCTCCAAAAGCAGAAGAAGCAACAGAAGCTCCGGCAACAGAAGCAGCAGCTGAGTAA
- a CDS encoding HD domain-containing phosphohydrolase, translating into MSYKVLIVDDVIENIQVAMNILKEEGYDFSYAKNGEEALALLDFNNFDLVLLDIMMPGIDGYEVCRRMKNDPRLVDIPVVFLTAKSDIDSMTRAFEVGGVDYLTKPFHANELLARTKTHLELYTAKKILQIHNLSLQTKLKEEQKRIYSELEENQKEMIFILTELVESVSDETGRHIKRVAEYSRLLAQYHPAVSEGDADVIYHASPMHDIGKMGIPENILHKKGSLTKEEFEVMKTHTEIAHKYLKISNRKLMKAADIIAYEHHEKYNGAGYPRGLQGRDIHIFARIVALADVFDALTHKRVYKDAWSIDDAVNYIQEHSGDHFDPELVAIFKEHLDEFIAIAQD; encoded by the coding sequence ATGAGTTATAAGGTTTTGATTGTGGATGATGTGATAGAAAATATTCAGGTAGCGATGAATATTCTCAAAGAAGAGGGATATGACTTTTCATATGCCAAAAACGGGGAAGAAGCTTTAGCCCTTCTGGATTTTAATAATTTTGATTTGGTACTGCTTGATATTATGATGCCTGGTATAGACGGATATGAAGTATGCCGACGGATGAAAAACGATCCAAGACTCGTAGATATTCCTGTTGTCTTTTTAACTGCAAAATCAGATATAGACTCTATGACCAGAGCATTTGAAGTAGGTGGGGTGGATTACCTTACAAAGCCTTTTCATGCGAATGAGCTTCTGGCCCGAACAAAAACACATCTTGAACTTTATACTGCAAAAAAAATACTTCAAATTCACAACCTGTCTTTGCAGACAAAATTAAAAGAGGAACAAAAACGTATATACAGTGAACTTGAAGAGAATCAGAAGGAGATGATTTTTATTTTAACAGAACTTGTTGAATCTGTATCGGATGAGACAGGCAGACACATAAAACGTGTGGCGGAGTACAGCAGACTTTTGGCACAGTATCATCCTGCTGTTTCGGAGGGAGATGCTGATGTGATTTATCATGCAAGTCCTATGCATGATATTGGGAAGATGGGTATCCCTGAAAATATTTTGCACAAAAAAGGTTCCCTCACAAAAGAAGAATTTGAAGTGATGAAAACGCATACTGAAATCGCCCATAAATACCTGAAAATCTCAAACAGAAAACTGATGAAAGCGGCAGATATAATTGCTTATGAACATCATGAAAAATACAACGGAGCGGGCTATCCTCGCGGGCTTCAGGGCAGAGATATTCACATATTTGCCCGTATTGTAGCCTTAGCGGATGTGTTTGATGCTTTGACACATAAAAGGGTCTACAAAGATGCCTGGAGTATAGATGATGCAGTCAATTATATACAAGAACACAGTGGAGATCATTTTGATCCGGAATTGGTTGCTATTTTTAAAGAACATCTTGATGAATTCATTGCAATTGCACAGGATTAG
- a CDS encoding transporter substrate-binding domain-containing protein, with protein sequence MNSLQLHRISFLFFVFFYTSALFGVTFSSQEKEWIKEHPVVRLGADYSWPPYEFVDKQGRHTGIAADFLKLISQKSGLTFAVTSEVWADVMRDMKAGKFDGLSCAAKTPKREKFLKFTTPYVEMPLVIVTQATRQDIKNMDALNNKTVAVNRGSYLHEWLQKNYPNIHLYLTSSNRESLKALSFSKVDAYIGNIAVASYIMKQDYLSNLKIVNNVPGMDTKVSIAIDKNKPVLFAIIEKSLQDISDKERQKITDKWFEASQTDTKVSRSLQWSEKEQRWLQQHKQITLCIDPDWMPFEAFDKDGKYIGISAEYFKEFQKNIPVPIKVVRTKTWSESLLFVQNGRCEILSLVVKTPQREKYLHFTKPYLHTPLVIATRPDVTYISSMEQLEGKKVAIVKDYSFNESYRQKYPKVDFIDVKSITEGLQKVQNGELFGYIGTLIGVGYQVQTKFPNQLKISGQLQDTLSFSVGIKKDLPALASIFEKVISAIKEEDRHRIESRWIAVEYAHGFDYKLLWKLLAGVVFIIAVFVYWNRKLALEIKKREKAQEELLQTQHRLQIEKDKAEAATKAKSEFLSNMSHEIRTPLNAIIGFSDILSEKIQDPKLKSHIKTVKNASHTLLTLINDILDLSKIEAGKLIIETKPTNLFALADEVGSIFAVEVERKNLDFVLHVNTNIPKSLLLDEVRIRQILLNLIGNAIKFTQKGFVKLSVRAFDIDQHLSKLNLEISVEDSGIGIPKEQLAKIFNEFEQMDGQDTRKFGGTGLGLSISKRLCEMMGGNISVESQEKKGTVFKVHLYNVSIASIAENDAQDDIRIKNLKNLKFKKAKILVVDDIESNRDLIVKIFENTAITVITAKNGLEAIALCKTEQPDLVLMDIKMPEMDGYEVTTALRKISKCPVIALTASLMENEQEYKDTHFDGFLRKPVLKYDLFVELSKFLAVDEAEMPDKPDKEVFELSEKAKQNSAEIRKTIEEEIQTLYKKALQTHSFSDTKDFSKRLCTLAAEYDIKPLEQYALQLQESIEAFDIKELEKLLERFDTTAEDLYDKLQ encoded by the coding sequence ATGAATTCATTGCAATTGCACAGGATTAGTTTTCTTTTTTTTGTATTTTTCTATACTTCGGCTCTTTTTGGAGTTACATTTTCTTCGCAGGAAAAAGAGTGGATAAAAGAGCATCCCGTCGTTCGTTTGGGAGCAGATTACAGTTGGCCTCCGTATGAATTTGTAGATAAACAGGGAAGACATACAGGGATTGCAGCTGATTTTTTAAAGCTCATAAGCCAAAAAAGCGGTTTGACATTTGCTGTTACATCAGAAGTTTGGGCTGATGTTATGCGCGATATGAAAGCAGGAAAATTTGACGGTCTGAGTTGTGCGGCAAAGACACCAAAAAGAGAAAAATTTTTAAAATTTACAACACCCTATGTTGAGATGCCCTTGGTTATTGTCACACAAGCTACGCGGCAAGATATAAAAAACATGGATGCACTGAATAACAAAACGGTTGCGGTAAACAGGGGCTCGTATCTGCATGAATGGTTGCAAAAAAACTATCCGAATATTCATCTTTACCTTACCTCCTCAAACCGAGAGTCTCTCAAAGCACTCTCTTTTTCAAAGGTTGATGCCTACATAGGCAATATTGCAGTGGCTTCTTATATAATGAAGCAGGATTATCTTTCAAATTTAAAAATTGTAAATAATGTTCCGGGAATGGATACAAAAGTTTCTATTGCTATAGACAAAAACAAGCCTGTATTATTTGCAATAATAGAAAAATCATTACAGGATATCAGTGATAAAGAACGGCAAAAAATTACAGATAAATGGTTTGAGGCTTCTCAGACAGATACAAAAGTCTCCCGGAGTTTGCAATGGAGTGAGAAAGAGCAAAGGTGGTTACAACAGCACAAACAGATTACTCTGTGTATAGATCCTGACTGGATGCCTTTTGAAGCTTTTGACAAAGATGGAAAATATATTGGCATCAGTGCCGAATATTTTAAAGAATTTCAAAAAAATATTCCTGTTCCCATAAAAGTTGTCCGGACAAAAACATGGAGCGAATCGCTTCTTTTTGTACAAAACGGGAGGTGCGAAATACTCTCTTTGGTTGTCAAAACGCCGCAAAGAGAAAAATATCTGCACTTTACAAAGCCGTATCTGCATACCCCTTTGGTAATTGCCACAAGACCGGATGTTACCTATATCAGCAGTATGGAACAACTCGAAGGTAAAAAGGTGGCAATAGTAAAAGACTACTCTTTTAACGAAAGCTACAGACAAAAATATCCAAAAGTAGATTTTATTGATGTCAAAAGCATAACGGAAGGGTTGCAAAAGGTGCAAAATGGAGAGTTGTTCGGTTATATAGGCACGCTTATAGGTGTTGGCTATCAAGTGCAGACAAAATTTCCAAACCAGTTGAAAATATCCGGACAATTGCAGGACACTCTTTCGTTCAGTGTGGGTATAAAAAAAGATTTGCCGGCACTCGCATCTATTTTTGAAAAAGTAATCAGCGCAATAAAAGAAGAAGACAGGCACAGAATAGAGTCACGCTGGATAGCTGTAGAATATGCACATGGCTTTGATTATAAACTTTTATGGAAACTTCTGGCCGGTGTTGTTTTTATCATTGCTGTTTTTGTCTATTGGAACAGAAAACTGGCATTAGAGATTAAAAAAAGAGAAAAAGCACAGGAAGAACTTTTGCAAACACAACACAGGCTGCAAATAGAAAAAGACAAGGCCGAAGCGGCAACAAAGGCAAAATCTGAATTTCTTTCAAATATGAGCCATGAAATCAGAACACCGCTTAATGCTATTATCGGCTTTTCGGATATACTCAGTGAAAAGATACAGGATCCAAAGTTAAAAAGCCATATAAAAACTGTGAAAAATGCAAGTCATACGCTTTTGACACTTATAAATGACATACTTGACCTTTCCAAGATAGAAGCAGGAAAACTGATTATAGAGACAAAACCGACAAATCTCTTTGCATTGGCTGATGAAGTGGGTTCTATCTTTGCAGTTGAGGTGGAGAGGAAAAATTTGGATTTTGTACTACATGTAAACACCAACATTCCTAAAAGTCTGTTACTCGATGAAGTACGCATACGCCAAATTTTACTCAACCTGATAGGAAATGCAATCAAATTTACGCAAAAAGGTTTTGTAAAGTTAAGCGTAAGAGCATTTGATATTGATCAGCATCTCTCAAAATTAAATCTGGAGATTTCTGTCGAGGACAGTGGTATCGGTATACCAAAAGAGCAGTTGGCAAAAATTTTTAATGAGTTTGAGCAGATGGACGGACAGGATACACGCAAGTTTGGCGGTACAGGACTTGGACTGAGTATATCAAAACGTTTGTGTGAAATGATGGGAGGCAATATTTCTGTAGAGAGCCAAGAGAAAAAAGGAACTGTCTTTAAAGTGCATCTGTATAATGTAAGCATAGCATCAATAGCAGAGAATGATGCACAGGATGATATTCGTATAAAAAATTTAAAAAATTTAAAATTTAAAAAAGCAAAAATACTGGTTGTTGATGATATTGAAAGTAATCGTGATTTGATAGTGAAAATTTTTGAAAACACTGCAATTACAGTGATAACGGCAAAAAACGGTTTGGAAGCGATAGCACTTTGTAAAACAGAGCAGCCGGACTTGGTTTTAATGGATATAAAAATGCCTGAGATGGATGGCTATGAAGTGACAACTGCATTGCGAAAAATCTCCAAGTGTCCTGTTATTGCATTAACAGCTTCGCTTATGGAAAATGAGCAGGAGTACAAAGATACCCATTTTGACGGTTTTTTACGAAAGCCTGTTTTGAAGTATGATCTTTTTGTGGAATTAAGCAAATTTTTGGCAGTTGATGAGGCGGAAATGCCTGATAAGCCAGATAAAGAGGTATTTGAACTCAGTGAAAAAGCAAAACAAAACAGTGCTGAGATACGAAAAACTATAGAAGAAGAGATACAGACTCTTTATAAAAAAGCACTGCAGACGCATAGCTTTTCTGACACAAAAGATTTTAGCAAAAGACTTTGTACCCTGGCAGCAGAGTATGATATAAAACCTCTTGAGCAGTATGCATTGCAACTTCAAGAGAGTATAGAAGCGTTCGATATCAAAGAGCTTGAAAAACTGCTTGAGCGTTTCGATACCACTGCCGAAGATCTATATGACAAACTGCAATAA
- a CDS encoding divergent polysaccharide deacetylase family protein, giving the protein MAKRKKRTRRTKKKTGSSLLKYTAWFLALTALVLISLITGYYFGANDGKTHKKEKSITKHKSAQTIPKAPAVSVNKRLQEVLKKETKTYVSAAHEIDNETLANPPKQKPKKVQIYTSKPKLAIIIDDMQTASQVRAVKRLHLNVTMSFLPPRAARPDSAKLASHEKFYMVHLPMEAMHFSAEEPHTLRIHDSQQKISAKIKDIKKLFPKVAYINNHTGSKFTSNEIAMNRLVFALNANHIRFIDSRTTAKTMAPKVLKNFGLKYVARDVFLDHHMDKPYILKQIKKAIAVAKAHGSAIAIGHPHKNTLQALSESKALFKDVELVQINKIY; this is encoded by the coding sequence ATGGCAAAAAGAAAAAAAAGAACAAGAAGAACGAAGAAAAAAACCGGTTCTTCTTTATTAAAATATACAGCATGGTTTTTAGCACTGACAGCCCTTGTTTTAATATCTTTAATTACAGGGTATTATTTTGGAGCAAATGATGGAAAAACGCATAAAAAAGAAAAGTCAATAACAAAGCACAAGTCAGCACAAACAATTCCAAAGGCACCAGCTGTAAGTGTAAACAAAAGACTGCAGGAGGTACTGAAAAAAGAGACAAAAACATACGTTTCCGCAGCACATGAAATAGATAATGAAACCCTGGCAAACCCTCCGAAGCAAAAACCGAAAAAAGTGCAGATTTATACATCAAAACCGAAATTGGCTATCATCATAGATGATATGCAGACCGCATCTCAGGTAAGAGCCGTAAAACGTTTGCATCTCAATGTTACTATGTCTTTTCTGCCACCACGTGCAGCAAGACCCGACTCTGCGAAACTTGCATCACATGAAAAGTTTTATATGGTTCACTTACCGATGGAAGCAATGCACTTTAGTGCTGAGGAACCGCATACTCTCCGCATACATGATTCTCAGCAAAAAATCTCTGCAAAAATTAAAGATATTAAAAAACTGTTTCCAAAAGTCGCTTATATCAACAATCATACCGGCAGCAAGTTTACATCAAATGAAATAGCAATGAACAGACTGGTTTTTGCGCTAAATGCAAACCATATACGCTTTATAGACAGCAGAACGACTGCTAAAACAATGGCACCAAAAGTACTGAAAAATTTCGGACTGAAATATGTTGCGCGCGATGTTTTTTTGGATCATCACATGGACAAGCCATATATATTAAAGCAGATAAAAAAAGCTATTGCAGTTGCAAAGGCACATGGCAGTGCCATTGCAATAGGCCATCCTCATAAAAATACACTGCAGGCACTCTCTGAATCTAAGGCTTTGTTCAAAGATGTTGAGTTAGTGCAGATAAATAAAATATATTGA